One genomic region from Lysobacterales bacterium encodes:
- the rpsO gene encoding 30S ribosomal protein S15: MSIDTQKIIEDFKRGPGDTGSPEVQVALLSARIEQLTEHFKIHKLDHHGRRGLIRLVNQRRRLLSYLKSKDGDRYKTLIERLGIRR, encoded by the coding sequence ATGTCCATCGACACCCAGAAGATCATCGAAGATTTCAAGCGCGGCCCCGGCGACACCGGCTCCCCGGAAGTGCAGGTGGCCCTGCTGTCGGCTCGCATCGAGCAGCTGACCGAGCACTTCAAGATCCACAAGCTTGACCACCACGGCCGTCGCGGTCTGATCCGCTTGGTCAACCAGCGCCGTCGCCTCCTGAGCTATCTCAAATCCAAGGACGGCGATCGCTACAAGACGCTCATCGAGCGCCTCGGCATCCGTCGCTAA